One genomic window of Caldisericia bacterium includes the following:
- a CDS encoding YitT family protein has product MKKERKKKIIKIIKRGAGIILGSIIQALGIILFLAPNKIAPGGFSGLAIVIHYVIPIPIGVIYFALNAPLFILAARKYGFGFIGTTLFATIASSVAIDVLNPYFSPLTNNPILASIYGGVLVGVGVGIVFKNWASTGGTDLLGQLLYDYFGLSFGTTMLIFDTLIVILAAFVFKSPDYALYGFLGLFVSAKSTDLVQEGLSYSKSVFIISNSYERIKIRIIRELHRGVTEFKVKGSYTGIEKTALLSVVPQRQLSSIKEIIHDEDPDAFVVILNAAQVIGEGFLPIEEAKR; this is encoded by the coding sequence ATGAAAAAGGAAAGAAAGAAAAAGATAATTAAAATAATAAAAAGAGGAGCAGGGATAATTCTTGGCTCCATTATTCAAGCTCTGGGTATAATACTTTTTCTTGCACCAAACAAAATTGCGCCTGGTGGTTTTTCAGGCCTTGCCATAGTTATCCATTATGTAATTCCCATCCCAATAGGAGTAATATACTTTGCCTTAAATGCCCCTCTTTTTATTCTGGCAGCGCGAAAGTATGGGTTTGGTTTCATAGGAACAACTCTCTTCGCAACTATAGCATCTTCTGTTGCGATAGATGTTTTAAATCCGTATTTTTCACCACTTACAAACAATCCTATTCTTGCATCAATATATGGTGGTGTTCTTGTTGGAGTTGGAGTGGGAATAGTTTTTAAAAATTGGGCAAGTACTGGTGGAACAGATCTCCTAGGGCAGCTTCTGTATGATTATTTTGGTCTTTCCTTTGGAACAACCATGCTTATATTTGATACACTGATTGTTATACTTGCAGCCTTTGTATTTAAATCTCCAGATTATGCCCTCTATGGTTTTCTTGGTCTGTTTGTTTCAGCCAAATCTACTGATCTTGTCCAGGAAGGTCTCTCCTATTCAAAATCTGTCTTTATTATCTCCAATTCGTACGAAAGAATAAAGATTAGAATAATAAGAGAGCTTCATAGGGGAGTTACAGAATTTAAAGTTAAGGGTTCATATACGGGAATAGAGAAAACTGCACTTCTCTCTGTTGTTCCCCAGAGACAACTCTCCTCAATAAAAGAGATCATTCACGATGAGGATCCAGATGCCTTTGTTGTGATATTAAATGCTGCACAGGTTATTGGTGAAGGATTCCTTCCCATAGAGGAGGCAAAGAGATGA
- the prfB gene encoding peptide chain release factor 2 yields the protein ISLFQEVDFLLELLKDEHDESLVNELKDKVKELKIEIEEYKKIFFLSGEHDKSNAIVSLSAGAGGVDAMDWTQILLEMYLKWFQRKRFDFNIVEVSYGEEAGIKSATVIVKGDYAYGLLKGENGVHRLVRISPFDAAHRRHTSFALVEVVPEIPEEEIKINEDDLRIDVFRASGHGGQYVNKTDSAVRVVHIPTGIVVTCQSERSQLKNKETALKVLYSKLVELKKIEKERKVYELKGGFKSASWGNQVRSYVFHPYTLVKDHRTGFETGNLGKVLNGEIDDFIWAYLRKLKDEKGKKEKDN from the coding sequence ATCTCACTCTTTCAAGAGGTGGATTTTTTACTTGAGTTGTTAAAAGACGAACATGATGAATCTCTCGTTAATGAATTAAAGGATAAAGTTAAGGAACTTAAGATAGAGATTGAGGAGTATAAAAAGATATTTTTCCTCTCAGGAGAGCATGATAAAAGCAACGCCATTGTTTCACTCTCTGCTGGAGCTGGCGGAGTAGATGCTATGGATTGGACGCAGATACTTCTTGAGATGTATCTTAAGTGGTTTCAGAGAAAAAGGTTTGATTTCAATATTGTAGAGGTTTCTTATGGGGAAGAGGCAGGGATTAAAAGTGCCACAGTTATAGTTAAGGGTGATTATGCCTACGGACTCTTGAAGGGAGAGAATGGGGTTCATAGATTGGTAAGGATCTCTCCCTTTGATGCTGCACATAGAAGGCACACATCCTTTGCGCTTGTAGAAGTTGTACCAGAGATTCCTGAAGAGGAGATAAAAATCAATGAAGATGATTTAAGGATTGATGTGTTTAGAGCCAGTGGTCATGGAGGACAGTATGTTAACAAAACAGATTCAGCAGTAAGAGTTGTTCATATTCCTACAGGAATAGTTGTTACTTGCCAAAGTGAGAGATCCCAGCTTAAAAACAAAGAGACTGCTTTAAAAGTACTTTATTCTAAATTAGTTGAATTGAAAAAGATTGAAAAGGAGAGGAAAGTCTATGAACTGAAGGGAGGATTCAAATCTGCCTCCTGGGGAAATCAGGTAAGGAGTTATGTTTTTCATCCTTACACTCTTGTTAAGGACCATAGAACAGGGTTTGAGACTGGAAACCTTGGAAAGGTATTGAATGGAGAAATTGATGATTTTATATGGGCTTATCTAAGGAAACTAAAGGATGAAAAAGGAAAGAAAGAAAAAGATAATTAA